From Micromonospora echinospora:
GGCTGCTGCGCTACCGGGTGGCGGTGGAGCGCGACATCACGGGTCTGCCACCGGCCGAGTTCGCGGCGCAGGTCACCGGCATCCTCGCCAGCCCGGGTGGCTGGACGACGGACGGACGGATCGCCCTGCGCCGCGTCGGCGCCGACGGGCCCGCCGACTTCACCGTCTACCTCGCCACCCCCGGTACGCGCGACGACCTGTGCCGGGACGGGCCGGACCGGTACACGTCCTGCCGGCGCGGGGACCGGGTGGTGGTGAACGTGGCCCGATGGGTGCGCGGCGCGCCCGCCTACGGGAGCGACCTCGTCGGGTACCGCCGGTACGTGGTCAACCACGAGGTCGGCCACCGCCTGGGCCACGGGCACGAGCGCTGCCCGGGGCGGGGGCGTCCGGCGCCGGTGATGCAGCAGCAGACACTCGGCCTGCACGGCTGCACACCGAACCCGCTGCCGTTCCTGGGTGGCGAGCGGTACGCGGGCCGGTCCGGCGCGTACGACGACCGCCTGCCTCCGCCGGAGGGCGGCCGGCCGGGGTGAGTGGGCCGTCCGGCGGGCGATCGCGCTTCGCGCGGCGGCCCCAACGCGGCCGGAACAGCGCCGGGGGATGCCATCCGGCGCTCAGAACAGCGTGGCCGGGCCGACCGGCTCCGGCTCCGGCAGCGGCGCGAGCCCGGGCACCCGCTCGCGGACCTGGTCGTGGAAGCGGCGGGCCAGCTCGGGCGCGTCCGCGTTGTCCGGCGTGTGCACGAACATTGTCGGCGAGCGGCCCTCCCGCAGCCAGCCGGTGACCACATCCAGCCACGGCTGCCAGCCCTCGACAGTGCCGGCCGGGTCGTCGCGGCCCAGGTAGCGCACGATGGGCCGGTCGGTCAGCGCCCGGGTACGCAGCGGCAGGCGCGGCTTGCGCGTCCACGCCTCCCGCTCCGCGTCGCTGGTCGGCGGTGTCCGGAAGAACGCTGTGGTGTCGAACGGGACCCACTCCGCTCCGTGCTGGTGCAGCGTGGCCTCCAGCGCGCGTACCGCACCGGCCTCGGTGAAGAAGGCGGGGTGGCGGATCTCGACGGCGTACCGGTGACCGGCGGGCAGCGTGCGCAGGAACCGGTCGAGGTCGGGCACGTCACCGGGGCCGAACGAGCCGGGCAGCTGGATCCAGAGCGCGTCCGCCCGGGGCCCGAGCGGCTCGATCGCGTGCAGGAACGCCCGCAGCTCGGCCTCGCCGCCGGTGAGCCGGTGCTCGTGCGTGACCACCTTCGGCAGCTTTGGCAGGAAACGGAAGTCCGGGCCGGTCTGCTCGGCCCAGGACGCCACCGTCTCCCGGGCCGGGGTGGCGTAGAACGTGGTGTTGCCCTCCACGGCGTCGCACCACCCGGCGTACGCGCGCAGCCGCTCGTGTGCGGGCAGCGGATGCGGCAGGAAGCGGCCGGACCAGGACTTGTGCGTCCACATCGCACAGCCCACGTGCAGGCGCAGCCCGGTCACCGGTAGGGCCAGCTCGTCGAACCGCCGCGCCGCGCCGCCTCCCGGTTCCATTTCCGGGTGAAGTACAGCGCGAGGCAGCCGAGCCCGGCGAGCACCGGGGCGAGCAGCATGAGCAGCAGGCCGGCGCCGAGCCGGAACCTGTCACTCTGGATGCCCTTGGCGGTGGTCAGCGCGAA
This genomic window contains:
- a CDS encoding DUF3152 domain-containing protein, translating into MTRTVDRTRGGAAMIALAVSLAGCTPPVTDQPAVALSGPSAAAPAASAAAPVRSRPARIGYPAEGGNRWRFAAAEPATTRGTGRLLRYRVAVERDITGLPPAEFAAQVTGILASPGGWTTDGRIALRRVGADGPADFTVYLATPGTRDDLCRDGPDRYTSCRRGDRVVVNVARWVRGAPAYGSDLVGYRRYVVNHEVGHRLGHGHERCPGRGRPAPVMQQQTLGLHGCTPNPLPFLGGERYAGRSGAYDDRLPPPEGGRPG
- a CDS encoding DUF72 domain-containing protein, whose amino-acid sequence is MWTHKSWSGRFLPHPLPAHERLRAYAGWCDAVEGNTTFYATPARETVASWAEQTGPDFRFLPKLPKVVTHEHRLTGGEAELRAFLHAIEPLGPRADALWIQLPGSFGPGDVPDLDRFLRTLPAGHRYAVEIRHPAFFTEAGAVRALEATLHQHGAEWVPFDTTAFFRTPPTSDAEREAWTRKPRLPLRTRALTDRPIVRYLGRDDPAGTVEGWQPWLDVVTGWLREGRSPTMFVHTPDNADAPELARRFHDQVRERVPGLAPLPEPEPVGPATLF